The window ATCTTTAATCGCTAAGTAAATTTCTTGGTATTCATCTCGAAGCTCATTGAATTAAATTACGATACAGTATATATTGTCCTAAAGCCAATTCAAAATCTTTCATTAATGAAGAACTAATAAAACTTTTAATCTCAATAATAATTTTACGTTGTTTTTGTTCTTCTGAAATGACTTTTTCTACTGCTAAATCAGGATAAAGTTCAACATCCTCATATTCCAGAGGATAGGGATCGGCTGTCATCGTCCAACCCTCTTTAATTAAAGCATTTTTAACCGCTTCATGGTAAACATCTTTTGCTGGCATTGTCCTCCTTGTAATTTACAGGACTTAGGCACGAGGGTCAAAAAACCCAGTTTCTTGTACCGTTTTTATCATTAAACTAATTACCGCGTTGTACAAGCCCAGACTTGAATTCTGCAAGTCCCTGTACCGCATCCCGACAAAGCAGTGGCTTCGGCTTGTTCACGGGTTACAGCCCATCCCCAGCCCAAGTTTCCTAATTGATCCTTAGCCACTGCGCCACAGGCATTTTTAAACCAAACCTGGACTTGACAATCAGATTTACCACATTCTCTCAATGCCTTTTGTTCGGCTTCTTGTCGAGTCAGATAATCGTAACCATAACCCCAACCCCCTGATGCTGAGGTTGCGATCGCTCCATAACGATCCGGTTGAGCAACTGCGACCCCAGCCATTAAACCTTCAAGAACAAGAATAGAAGCACTGATTAACAGAAAATGTTGTTTAGCCATTCCCATAAATTAATTGAACCCAACAGAATCGATCATCCTAAATTTTAGGGATTATTGTAAGTTTCTGAAAGCGGTAAATAAATCGTCATCACGTTTCCTTGTTGGGGGCGCTGTTTAACAACCAGTTTCCCTCCTAAAGCTTGAAATAAATTTTTAGTCACCGCCAGATTCAGGCTTAAACTTCCGGTTTCCGGTTGGAACATTAACAACGGCCCTATTGATTTTAACGGAGATTGGGGAGACACGGCAAATGTAGAATCACCCTCTTGTTCCGGTTGGGGATGGGATTCTAATTGTAATTTTAATTGATGTCCGGCTAATCTCACCCCCACTTGAATATGACTACCATCGGGAAGACTACGGGTAAAATTTTCAATCACTCCCGTTAATACTTGATCCAGCATAGTAGGATCACTGATTACAGTCGGTAATTTTTGGGGTAAAATTACCTCTAAGGTTTGGTTACGCTGACTCGTGTGTTTTTGCCACCGAGGAAGGCTACTTTGAAACACATCTCCTAATGACATAGCGGTTAAAGGTAAAGGTAGGGGTTTCTCGTCTCGATGACCTCGGCTACTTTGTCGAGCTTGTTCTATTTCTAATTCAACAGCCCGGAAAATCAAATTAAAGCGATCAATTTGGGTTGTGCATTCTTGATCAATCATTTCTAAACGCTTCCGAATCACGTCCGGGGGAAGGTCTGGCCGTTTTAATAACAGTCGCGTTAAGGTGCGAATCGTAGCTAACGGGGTTCGGACTTCATGGGCGATCGCTTGTAATAATTCCACTTCTGCGGTTTGGATGGGATTGTCCAGAATGGGTGTTTCTGGGGATTGAGAAGACGGTTTCGGACTAATTTTTTCGGCAACTTTAGCTAATTTAGGGACTGTAATTGTAACGGTTTTTAAATTATTGTTTAAAGGGTTTACTTCAGCTTTTTTATTGATTTCTAAACATAAATTATTTAAGAGTAAACGACTGAATTTCATCACCGTTTGATAACTCGGTTCAATGGGCAAAAATTGGGCAATATTTTCCTCTAATTTGGCTTTCTGTCTAGCGATTTCCATTCTTAATTCACGGTTTGCTGTTCCTTGAATTAAGTCCATGCGATCGCGCAGCATTAATAAGGCTTTTTCAACAATATCAGGATTAAAGGAAAACAGAAAAGCCGGATTTCCTTTTGGATCTTGACCCAAAACCATGATCAAACTAAACTGACGAGTTAAAACTAAACAAAACTGTTCTTTGACTAAGGGATCTTTCCCATGTAAAGGACAGGCTAAGGTTTCAGGGAGGGAAGTAGACGTTCCATCAGAAGGCGGAAGCAAGGCTAAAGGATGGCGTAATTTTAAGACTAATTCATCTCCTAATTTTGAGAGATCATGAGTAAAAATTTGGGTGGCAAAATGAATCGCTAAATAGGGATGAATTAAAACGGGAACTGGCCCGGAAATAATTAAGCCTAACGAAGATAAAGGGTTAGATTTTAGAGAAGGACAATTTGAAATAGTATTAATCGATTCTGCATTCGCTTTTAATCGAATTTCTTCTAATAAAAAATTAATAGATTTAACCCCGCTATACCATTCTTTTTCTGCTTTTGAATAGGGTTTAAAAGTAAAAGAATCCTGAAAATTATTGTCTGCATGATCGAGTAGTTGAGACGAAGACAAAGAACTCAAAGAATGAGTTTCATCTTCCGCTAAAATATCGCTAAGTGTGGGTAATAATATTTCATTCATCATTGTGCACCAAAACTGTTTGTGAAATTTAAAAATAAAATTTAGAAATAAATTGAATCCTACTCTTACTCGCGCTCCAAGCAAGATTAGTTCTCCTTTCAGAATAGCCATATTTCCCTAATCGTATATTCGTAGAACCGAACCCCCTAGGGGGGAGTTTACCCCGGAAGAGGGGAGAAGGGGACAGGGGGAGAAGAGGGGGAAATCAATGGCTCCTAATATTCTGACTCCTGACTCCTACACTGATAACTGATAATGCGGATACTTGATAACTGTCAACACCCCCAATATGATGCAAAATAGGGAAATATAGTCAACATTGCTGACCATTATGCCCAGTTTGCTTGCTGATGTGAAGAATCTGTTAGCCGATTTAATGGCCCGTTACCAATCCCAAGTGGATTATTTAGCAATTCGTTTGGAAGAAGCGGAAGAAACAGATATTTTGTTACGCAGAGATCGGATTGAAACCTTAAGTGAAGGACTTTCTATTGGCGGTCAAGTCCGCGCCTGTTATCGAGGAGGATGGGGGTTTTCTAGTTTTAATCGACTTTCAACCCTAGAAGATCGCATCGGTGAAGCGATCGCAGCCGCAAAACTCATAGGCGACGAAGAAACTCTGCTTGCTCCCATTCCCATTATTCAAGATAGCTGTACCTTACCGTTAACGGGAACCGATCCGCGTCAAGTTCCCCTGGCCCAAAAAAAGGAACTCTGCGATCGCTATGGTCACATTCTCCGCAGTGTTGATCCCCGTATTGCCACTATATCTGTACGCTACAATGACAGCACCCAACGGTTAATTCTGATCACCTCCGAAGGCACTTTCTTAGAACAATCCTGGGTGGATATGGAAATGCGGTTTGCAGCCACCGCCAGGGATGGGGAAACCGTACAAACCGGGCGAGAAACCACAGGTTCCCGCAAAGCCTATGAAGATTTAACGAATTTAGATGAGCAAGTTCGCAGTGCGGCGCAACGGGCGGTTAATTCCTTAGCACTTCCCCCCGTTAAAGGCAATATTTATACCGTTGTCATTGACCCAATTTTGTCCGGTTTATTCGTTCATGAAGCCTTTGGTCATTTGTCTGAAGCGGATATGGCCTATGAAAATCCAGATATCTTAGAAGTCATGACCCTGGGCCGTCAATTTGGCCCCAAAAACCTACAAATCTTTGATGGTGCTGCCCCTCCTGACCATCGGGGAAGCTATAAATATGATGATGAAGGAACTCCGGCGACCACCACACAACTGATTCAAGATGGCGCGTTAGTTGGTCGCCTTCATTCCCGCGAAACCGCAGGCAAATTAGGGGAAGTTCCCACTGGAAATGCCCGGTGTTTAAATTATCATTTTCCTCCGTTGGTGCGAATGACCAACACCTGGATTGAAAGGGGGGATACGTCCGTTGAAGATTTATTCAGTGATGTTAAAGAAGGGGTTTATGCTCGCAATTGGTTAGGGGGAATGACCAATGGCGAAATGTTTACATTCAGTGCAGGAGAAGCGTGGATGATTCGGAATGGTAAACTCGCAGAACCGGTTCGGGATGTGACGTTATCAGGAAATGTCTTTACAACGTTAACAGATATTGAAGCCATTGGCAATGACTTCTACTGGGATGAATCGGGGGGTTGTGGAAAAGGGGGACAAAATGGTTTACCCGTAGGCTGTGGAGGCCCTAGTTTACGCATTCGCAATGTGGTTGTCGGAGGAGAAGCAATAGAATGACAAAACAGAATCGAGCCTTGAAATCTAAGTCATTCGTTTAAATCTGTGATTAACTGTCTCGTCGCCCATCACCCGGTAATGGTGCTTTATCACTGGGATCTTCATCTTCATGGTTGTGGTGGGCAACTTTTATATCAGAATTCTTGGGATACACTAGCGTATTGCTAGATGGGAAAGACTGAATTTGTTTGACATCAAGCTGTTGAATTGTTTGAAGTTGGGGGTTAAAACTGGGAAGTAAACCCACAACGGTACTCATCATTAAGACGGTAATGAAGTTAGACATTTTCGGATTAGGTATTTAGGTGGCTATTTTTCAATACCAAGGTTTGACTTCTTCATCCGGATCGTTGATAAAATCCTCATTATGATCCCCTGATCAAAAAAATGATCAAATCCCGTGTATTTAGGCTTTAGACTTGCACAACTTTTAAGGAATCAACGGGTTAGGAACAGGATAAAAACATAAAATATTGTCAACGTCAGGTCAGGTGAAGAAAATAGAAAATCGATGAAAAATGGAGCTAAAGCTTATAAAATTTAGAGAAAAAAATGGAGTGAGTTTCCAACACCAAGAAGTCTATCAGGATTAGCAGGTAGCTTCTTAACTCACTCCTATGGGGTTTTAATCAGAATCATTAACGTCCGCTGCCTCGGTGAGGAACAGATTTTGGATCAACTTCTGGATTCGTTTCTGTGGCAAGAACGACTGTTACTTCGTTAGTTGGAGATAAAGCAACATGAATAGGAGTAGGATTGTGATGATTCATACCAGCTAATAACAAAGTAGAGAGTAAAATAGTGCTATAGATTCGCATAACAGTTGTCCGTCTTAGAGTGTCCATTCTCTAATACGAGTTGACTGAAATTAATCCGGTAAAAACCGTAAACTTTTCCACAATTATTTTTCAGTCCAGTGATAGGACAATCGATTTAAACTTGATGTAGCAGAGAAGATAGGCACAACTCATCAAGGCATCAAGATCTGAAGTGATAACAAGTGACTGAGGGTCTGGGTTAAGGTCTAAGGATGGTGTTATAATAAAAAGGATTAATCCGGTGATCAAAATCAGGTTGGCACTCTCAATTATGACCACACAAGAACAAAAACATCCTCAATACAATACAGACCGAAAGATTGTTAGTAGTTTTTTAGAACAAGAAGCAACCGATTATAATCTTGCTGAATTAGCACGTCTAAAAATTCGCTATCGAGGTTTTCCCGGTGCAAGAGATATTCAAAATGATTTAGAAAAAATTTTACAAATCTGGGGATATACTGACGAAAGTTTATTTGAAAAGACTCGTCAAATTCACGCTACGGGTCAAATTTATCGGGGAAAAAAGAGCGATCAAGAAGATTGGATTTGAGTGGGTATTGTGTTTTCTTCATTGTCCCGATGGCAGTTTCCGGGTAAAGGTTGATCTTGGAAAAAAACGATCCTCTCAAATTTCCCCTGTGTTATTGTAGGTTTTGTGGCAATTTTGTGTAAATATAGAAAAGCTGTCTGATCAAAGTACCCGTAATAGTTACAGGTGCTCGTACCAGAGAGTTAGAGAGGAAATACTAGGTTAGAATATATGAAGGTTGGCGATCGCGTTACGGTTAAAGCATCTGTTATCGTGTATGTCCATCCCGAACATCGAAATCAAAAGTTTGATGTGCAGGGATTGGAAGGAAATATTGTATCTGTTATTACTGATTGGCATGGAAGACCCATTAGCCCCAATTTGCCTATTGTTGTCGATTTTGGCAATAAATTTAAAGCTCACTTCCGAGAAGATGAGTTAGAATTGATACAATAGTTGAAGAATACAAAAGACAGGAAACAGGAGGATTGGGGATGAATTGTTTCTCCGATCTCCTATTTTCCCCCTAAAAACCAGCCGAAAATATTAATATCGCCTCGCATTTTTTCCAGTTCTTGACGGTGACGGGCGGCGGTTTGATAGTACCAATGACAATATTGCTCAAATTCTTCCCGATATTCAACTTCTTGATGAAATTCACGGGTCAGTTGATGAGCTTTGAGAACTTCCGCCGCTGGTGGACTGGGTTGTTGAACAATCTGTTCCCATTCAAATGGCATGATCACACAATCCTAAATTAAGGATACTGTCACCTTAACACAATTTTTTTATAACCAACCCCGCCAGCGATAAACCCCTAAGCCAATATATTCTTTTAATGCTTGGGTGGTTTGATGCAGAGACAGGGTATCGGGTATCCAACTCAGTAGAATTCCTTGCCAAGTTTTTTGAGCTTCATTAATTTCTGAAGGAATCATTAAAAAGTCCGTTGGCGCTGGAATAACATTGATGCCTTGACGCTTAAAAATCAAGAGCGATCGCGGTGTATGTAAGGCTGAGGTCACTAATAAAACCGGATCTTTAATATTTTTTTCTTCTAAAATTTTTCGGACATTAACTGCATTTTCATAGGTATTTAATGAAGTCGGATCTTGTAAAATAGCGGAGGGAGGGACACCCATAACTTCAGCAATTTTTGCCATATCTTGAGATTCAGGATCGCCCCCTCCTTGCCAATTAATTCTTCCCCCACTTAAGATTAACCAAGGGGCTTTTTTCTGACGATATAATAAGGCTCCATATAAAATGCGATCGCCTGCTTCTCCAACATCAACCCAAGGACGAGGGGATAAAGCGGGTTTTGTTCCCCCTCCTAAAACAATGATCGCCGCAGCATTAGGAAGTTCACCTTGGGGAACATTTTGAGATTCCAATGATCGGACTAATCCTTGAGCAACACTTCGACTACTTCCTAAGAGTAAAATGACTAAAGCACAACCAATGACTGCACCTGTCCATCGGGGATATTTCCATAAAGTAAAGAGTGCTAAAAACATTAATAAACAACTCAATCCTAATGGATAAATAAATAAAGGTAAAAGTTTAGATAAAAACAGAAACATAGGATAAAATTAATATAAATAACGAATAAGGTTTAATCTTTATTGCGTTTAAACATCCAGCCTAAAAGGGTTGTAGCTTGGGTTGGACGGGGAGTGGATTTAGCTTGGGGGGGTAAGAGTTTAGATTTAACCAAAATGTCTGAAAGATTATCAGTAATCACTTCAATTTCAAAGGGTTCTGACTGTTCTGGTTTTTGATCAATTTGCCACCATTTTACTAAACAACCTACAGACCATCCTGATAGAATCCCTAGCCCTAAACTCGTAAATAAGGAATCCCCCAATACAATAAAGCAGAGGGTAAAAAATAAGCCTGTACTAAATCCTGTACGAAATGCTAAGGATGATTTTAACATATTTTTTTTTGAATTAAGGATATTTTATTGGGGAGTCAGAACTCCTATCCTTGTAATTTTAACACGTTTCAATGAATTGAGGATTCAAAAATTTATCGTTTTTGACTTGAGATTGAAGACCGGGAAGAATTGTAAGCGGGAATCAAACAAGCATTCCCCAGTTTATGTTCAGGATGTTGTTTGGCAGATTCCACATTTTGATAGAGATTATCAATGATTTTATTTCCTTCTATAGTCAACGATAAATAATACAAACCCGTTTGGATATATTGAGCAACAACGTTATTAAAAAATTTGGGATAAGCTTCTCGAATATGATCAGGATGAGCATACCCAAGCTGTTGATTTGTTCCCGTTTCTTCAAATTCTTGAAATAAATTCGGCATTTTTTTAAGATACTTCTGATCAGCTAACTGACCAATTAAATCCGCCGCCCGAATTAAACCCGGATAATCTGTTGTATCTCGATGTTCTTCATCATTGGGAACGGGAAAACGAGTTAACTCAATATAATTTTGAAGGGTGGTAATATTAATCAGGGGGTTCTGCTCAAAATATTCTTGAACAAACTGCTTTCCCCGATCAATATGATAAGGGGTAAGGCTGGCATCTGTTGCTTCAGGAGGAAGTTGAATTAGGCCTTTATTTTGTCCTGTTGCATAAATTCTATCGGGGATTTTGTCTGAGGCACAAATGCCTTTAATATAGCCAATATCATGACACAGTAAAGCAATGATGCTATGGAGCCACTCCCTAGGGGAAACGTTTCCTTCGCTTAGATATTTTCCCTGTAAAATTGCTTGTCCGGCTAAGGTCACTAAAATTGTATGTTCTACGTCGTGGTAAGGTGCGTCACTGTGTAAAATTTGATGCAAAGCAAAGTCAGCAACTTTAGCAATTAAGGACGCATAATTCAGGTGTTGGCGACCATAAACTTGATAGTAACCTGTGTATAAAGAATGAATGCAGTCTTGAATCATAAAAACTTGGGTCTGGTAGCACATAAGGAGGGTTTTGGTTAAGGAGACAGGGGGGGTCTTCATACAATTGTTATGGGGGATGGATTACTTATAGTTTGATTCAATTTGAACCCAATGAAAACCAGAAAAGCCCATGAGTTTTGCCAAATTTTTACCAACCTGTAAAATCCTTTTGAGGCTAAGTTATATTTTATCGTAGTTTTTCTCCTCAAAACCCCATAAAACCTCAGAAATATTCAGGAGGAGATAACTTAGATTGGGTCATATCACAAGTGTCTATCAACTTTCAGTGATTTCCCTC of the Planktothrix sp. FACHB-1365 genome contains:
- a CDS encoding DUF4189 domain-containing protein — protein: MGMAKQHFLLISASILVLEGLMAGVAVAQPDRYGAIATSASGGWGYGYDYLTRQEAEQKALRECGKSDCQVQVWFKNACGAVAKDQLGNLGWGWAVTREQAEATALSGCGTGTCRIQVWACTTR
- a CDS encoding TldD/PmbA family protein, producing MPSLLADVKNLLADLMARYQSQVDYLAIRLEEAEETDILLRRDRIETLSEGLSIGGQVRACYRGGWGFSSFNRLSTLEDRIGEAIAAAKLIGDEETLLAPIPIIQDSCTLPLTGTDPRQVPLAQKKELCDRYGHILRSVDPRIATISVRYNDSTQRLILITSEGTFLEQSWVDMEMRFAATARDGETVQTGRETTGSRKAYEDLTNLDEQVRSAAQRAVNSLALPPVKGNIYTVVIDPILSGLFVHEAFGHLSEADMAYENPDILEVMTLGRQFGPKNLQIFDGAAPPDHRGSYKYDDEGTPATTTQLIQDGALVGRLHSRETAGKLGEVPTGNARCLNYHFPPLVRMTNTWIERGDTSVEDLFSDVKEGVYARNWLGGMTNGEMFTFSAGEAWMIRNGKLAEPVRDVTLSGNVFTTLTDIEAIGNDFYWDESGGCGKGGQNGLPVGCGGPSLRIRNVVVGGEAIE
- a CDS encoding sensor histidine kinase KdpD, with product MNEILLPTLSDILAEDETHSLSSLSSSQLLDHADNNFQDSFTFKPYSKAEKEWYSGVKSINFLLEEIRLKANAESINTISNCPSLKSNPLSSLGLIISGPVPVLIHPYLAIHFATQIFTHDLSKLGDELVLKLRHPLALLPPSDGTSTSLPETLACPLHGKDPLVKEQFCLVLTRQFSLIMVLGQDPKGNPAFLFSFNPDIVEKALLMLRDRMDLIQGTANRELRMEIARQKAKLEENIAQFLPIEPSYQTVMKFSRLLLNNLCLEINKKAEVNPLNNNLKTVTITVPKLAKVAEKISPKPSSQSPETPILDNPIQTAEVELLQAIAHEVRTPLATIRTLTRLLLKRPDLPPDVIRKRLEMIDQECTTQIDRFNLIFRAVELEIEQARQSSRGHRDEKPLPLPLTAMSLGDVFQSSLPRWQKHTSQRNQTLEVILPQKLPTVISDPTMLDQVLTGVIENFTRSLPDGSHIQVGVRLAGHQLKLQLESHPQPEQEGDSTFAVSPQSPLKSIGPLLMFQPETGSLSLNLAVTKNLFQALGGKLVVKQRPQQGNVMTIYLPLSETYNNP
- a CDS encoding metal-dependent phosphohydrolase → MCYQTQVFMIQDCIHSLYTGYYQVYGRQHLNYASLIAKVADFALHQILHSDAPYHDVEHTILVTLAGQAILQGKYLSEGNVSPREWLHSIIALLCHDIGYIKGICASDKIPDRIYATGQNKGLIQLPPEATDASLTPYHIDRGKQFVQEYFEQNPLINITTLQNYIELTRFPVPNDEEHRDTTDYPGLIRAADLIGQLADQKYLKKMPNLFQEFEETGTNQQLGYAHPDHIREAYPKFFNNVVAQYIQTGLYYLSLTIEGNKIIDNLYQNVESAKQHPEHKLGNACLIPAYNSSRSSISSQKR
- a CDS encoding YdcF family protein translates to MFLFLSKLLPLFIYPLGLSCLLMFLALFTLWKYPRWTGAVIGCALVILLLGSSRSVAQGLVRSLESQNVPQGELPNAAAIIVLGGGTKPALSPRPWVDVGEAGDRILYGALLYRQKKAPWLILSGGRINWQGGGDPESQDMAKIAEVMGVPPSAILQDPTSLNTYENAVNVRKILEEKNIKDPVLLVTSALHTPRSLLIFKRQGINVIPAPTDFLMIPSEINEAQKTWQGILLSWIPDTLSLHQTTQALKEYIGLGVYRWRGWL
- a CDS encoding XisH family protein produces the protein MPAKDVYHEAVKNALIKEGWTMTADPYPLEYEDVELYPDLAVEKVISEEQKQRKIIIEIKSFISSSLMKDFELALGQYILYRNLIQ
- the patX gene encoding heterocyst-inhibiting protein PatX, translating into MRIYSTILLSTLLLAGMNHHNPTPIHVALSPTNEVTVVLATETNPEVDPKSVPHRGSGR
- a CDS encoding DUF3288 family protein — its product is MTTQEQKHPQYNTDRKIVSSFLEQEATDYNLAELARLKIRYRGFPGARDIQNDLEKILQIWGYTDESLFEKTRQIHATGQIYRGKKSDQEDWI
- a CDS encoding ferredoxin-thioredoxin reductase variable chain, with translation MKVGDRVTVKASVIVYVHPEHRNQKFDVQGLEGNIVSVITDWHGRPISPNLPIVVDFGNKFKAHFREDELELIQ